In Sporohalobacter salinus, a single genomic region encodes these proteins:
- a CDS encoding formate--tetrahydrofolate ligase has translation PTDFEVTVREINVSAGAGFLVALTGSVMTMPGLPKVPSAEEIDVDADGNITGLF, from the coding sequence CCAACCGATTTTGAAGTTACAGTTAGAGAAATTAATGTATCCGCAGGAGCTGGTTTCTTAGTTGCATTAACTGGTTCAGTAATGACAATGCCTGGGTTACCGAAAGTACCATCAGCTGAGGAGATAGATGTTGATGCTGACGGTAATATTACTGGGTTATTCTAA